The sequence below is a genomic window from Denitratisoma sp. DHT3.
GCAGTTGCTGGGACTGCACGGCGCCCAGCCGGCTTCGCTCGACGGCAAGTCGATGGAGCCGATGGAGGCCCTCGGGCTCCAGGCCATGTCGATCGGCTTCCTGGTGGATGTGGAAACGCCGATGGTCTGGCGCGGACCGATGGTGACCACCGCCCTGCAGCAGCTGCTCAACGAGACCCGCTGGCGGGATCTGGATTATCTGGTGGTGGACATGCCCCCGGGCACCGGCGACGTGCAGCTCACCCTGGCCCAGAAAGTGCCCGTGACCGGCGCCGTGATCGTCACCACGCCGCAGGACCTGGCGCTGCTCGACGCGCGCAAGGGCCTGAAGATGTTCGAGAAGGTGGGCGTGCCCATCCTCGGCCTGGTGGAGAACATGAGCATCCACATCTGCAGCAACTGCGGCCATCCCGAGCACATCTTCGGCAAGGGCGGCGCGGAGCGGATGGCCGCGGACTACGGCGTCCAGGTGCTGGGCGCCCTGCCCCTCGACATCCACATCCGCCAGCAGGCCGACGGCGGCAAGCCGACGGTGGCCGCCGAGCCCAACGGCCAGATTGCCGCCATGTACAAGGACATCGCCCGCCGCGTGGCGGTGCGCGTCGCCGAGCAGGCCAAGGACATGACTTCCCGGTTTCCCAATATCGTCGTTCAAAACACCTGAAACGACCGGGGAGTTGTGATCTAATTCGCCCCAAATCCACTTCGCGCCCCCGCTTGCCGGGGGCGCCGTGTTTCAGGGGAAACTGCAAGGCATGGCCATCAAATCGGACAAATGGATTCGCCGCATGGCGGAGCAGCACGGCATGATCGAACCCTTCGAGCCCGGCCTGGTGCGCGAGGTCGATGGCAAGAAGATCGTCTCCTACGGCACCTCCAGCTACGGCTACGATATCCGCTGCGCGCGTGAATTCCGGGTGTTCACCAACATCAACTCCACCATCGTCGACCCGAAGAACTTCGACCCGAATTCCTTCGTCGAGATGGAGGGCGACTCCTGCATCATCCCGCCCAACTCCTTCGCCCTGGCCCGCACCGTCGAATACTTCCGCATTCCGCGCAACGTGCTCACCGTCTGCCTGGGCAAGAGCACCTACGCCCGCTGCGGCATCATCGTGAACGTCACGCCCTTCGAGCCCGAATGGGAAGGCTACGTGACCCTGGAGTTCTCCAACACCACCCCGCTGCCGGCCAAGATCTACGCCGGCGAGGGCTGCGCCCAGGTGCTGTTCTTCGAGTCCGACGAGGTCTGCGAGACCTCCTACAAGGACCGCGGCGGCAAGTACCAGGGCCAGGTGGGCGTCACCCTGCCCAAGATCTAGCAATCACCATGGGCGGCCGTCGGAGTCGAGGCCCCGCCGCCGGGCCGCCCCAAGGCGGGGCCAGCCATCATCCGGAGTCCGCGTTCGCGGACGAACAACCGTTACCCCCTTCCTCGGGAAGGGGGCTAGGGGGTAGGTAAAAAATGCGCTTCCACTTTCCGGTCATCATCATCGACGAGGACTTCCGCTCCGAGAACGCCTCGGGCCTCGGCATCCGCGCCCTGGCCAAGGCCATGGAGGACGAGGGCCTGGAAGTGCTTGGCGTCACCAGCTACGGCGACATGGCCTCCTTCGCCCAGCAGCAGAGCCGCGCCTCGGCCTTCATCCTTTCGGTGGACGACGAGGAGCTGGCCAACGAGCCGGAGGAAACCCTGGCCGAGCTGCGCGCCTTCGTCACCGAGATCCGCAACCGCAATGCCGACATCCCGATCTTCCTGCACGGCGAGACCCGCACCTCGCGCCACATCCCCAACGACGTGCTGCGGGAGCTGCATGGTTTCATCCACATGTACGAGGACACGCCGGAATTCATCGCCCGCAACGTCAAGCGCGAGGCCACGGCCTACCTGGATTCGCTGCCGCCGCCCTTCTTCCGCGCGCTGACCCACTACGCCGCCGACGGCTCCTACTCCTGGCACTGTCCCGGCCACTCCGGCGGCGTCGCCTTCCTCAAGAGCCCGGTGGGCCAGATGTTCCACCAGTTCTTCGGCGAGAACATGCTGCGCGCCGACGTCTGCAACGCGGTCGAGGAACTCGGCCAGCTGCTCGATCACACCGGTCCGGTGGCGGCCTCCGAGCGCAACGCCGCGCGCATCTTCAACGCCGACCACCTGTTCTTCGTCACCAACGGCACCTCCACCTCCAACAAGATCGTCTGGCACTCCACCGTCGCGCCGGGCGACATCGTGGTGGTGGACCGCAACTGCCACAAGTCGGTGCTGCACGCCATCATGATGACCGGGGCGATCCCCGTGTTCCTGATGCCCACCCGCAACAACTACGGCATCATCGGCCCGATCCCGAAGAGCGAGTTCAAGTGGGAGAACATCCGGAAAAAGATCGACGCCCATCCCTTCGCCAGCCAGGTCAAGGGCAAGCCGCGGGTGCTGACCATCACCCAGTCCACCTACGACGGCGTGCTCTACAACGTCGAGGACATCAAGGCGGAGCTGGACGGCAAGATCGACACCCTGCATTTCGACGAGGCCTGGCTGCCCCATGCCGCGTTCCACGACTTCTACGGCGACTACCACGCGATGGGCGCCGACCGGCCGCGCTGCAAGGAGTCGATGGTGTTCTCCACCCAGTCCACCCACAAGCTGCTGGCGGGCCTGTCCCAGGCCTCCCAGATCCTGGTGCAGGACGCCGAGAACAACAAGCTCGACCGCGACGTGTTCAACGAGGCCTACCTGATGCACACCTCGACCTCGCCGCAGTATTCGATCATCGCTTCCTGCGACGTGGCGGCGGCGATGATGGAGGAGCCCGGCGGCACCGCCCTGGTGGAGGAGTCGATCGCCGAGGCGCTCGACTTCCGCCGCGCGATGCGCAAGGTGGATGAGGAATGGGGCGCCGGCTGGTGGTTCAGGGTCTGGGGACCGGACGACCTCTCGGAGGAGGGCATCGAGGAGCGCGACGCCTGGATGCTCAAGGCCGGCGAGCGCTGGCACGGCTTCGGCAACCTGGCCGAGGGCTTCAACATGCTCGACCCGATCAAGGCCACCATCATCACCCCGGGCCTCGACGTGGATGGCGACTTCGCCGCCGACTTCGGCATTCCCGCCGCCATCGTCACCAAGTATCTGGCCGAGCACGGCGTGATCGTCGAGAAGTGCGGCCTCTACAGCTTCTTCATCATGTTCACCATCGGCATCACCAAGGGCCGCTGGAACACCCTGGTCACCGCCTTGCAGCAGTTCAAGGACGACTACGACAAGAACCAGCCCCTGTGGAAGGTGCTGCCCGAGTTCGTCGCCAAGAACCCGCGCTACGAGCGCGTCGGCCTGCGCGAGCTATGCACCCAGATCCACGAGGTGTACAAGGCCAACGACGTGGCCCGCCTGACCACCGAGATGTACCTGTCCGCCATGGAGCCGGCCATGCGCCCCTCCGACGCCTTCGCCAAGATGGCCCACCGCGAGATCGACCGGGTGCCCATCGACGA
It includes:
- the apbC gene encoding iron-sulfur cluster carrier protein ApbC → MSMTDSLVQAALKEVIDPNTGKDLVSARNIRNLKVSGDEVSLDVELGYPANSQLELIRQRVVDRLTALGAAKVKVEVRHRIVSHAVQKGVKLLPGVKNIIAVASGKGGVGKSTTAVNLALALAAEGASVGILDADIYGPSIPQLLGLHGAQPASLDGKSMEPMEALGLQAMSIGFLVDVETPMVWRGPMVTTALQQLLNETRWRDLDYLVVDMPPGTGDVQLTLAQKVPVTGAVIVTTPQDLALLDARKGLKMFEKVGVPILGLVENMSIHICSNCGHPEHIFGKGGAERMAADYGVQVLGALPLDIHIRQQADGGKPTVAAEPNGQIAAMYKDIARRVAVRVAEQAKDMTSRFPNIVVQNT
- a CDS encoding arginine/lysine/ornithine decarboxylase, with product MRFHFPVIIIDEDFRSENASGLGIRALAKAMEDEGLEVLGVTSYGDMASFAQQQSRASAFILSVDDEELANEPEETLAELRAFVTEIRNRNADIPIFLHGETRTSRHIPNDVLRELHGFIHMYEDTPEFIARNVKREATAYLDSLPPPFFRALTHYAADGSYSWHCPGHSGGVAFLKSPVGQMFHQFFGENMLRADVCNAVEELGQLLDHTGPVAASERNAARIFNADHLFFVTNGTSTSNKIVWHSTVAPGDIVVVDRNCHKSVLHAIMMTGAIPVFLMPTRNNYGIIGPIPKSEFKWENIRKKIDAHPFASQVKGKPRVLTITQSTYDGVLYNVEDIKAELDGKIDTLHFDEAWLPHAAFHDFYGDYHAMGADRPRCKESMVFSTQSTHKLLAGLSQASQILVQDAENNKLDRDVFNEAYLMHTSTSPQYSIIASCDVAAAMMEEPGGTALVEESIAEALDFRRAMRKVDEEWGAGWWFRVWGPDDLSEEGIEERDAWMLKAGERWHGFGNLAEGFNMLDPIKATIITPGLDVDGDFAADFGIPAAIVTKYLAEHGVIVEKCGLYSFFIMFTIGITKGRWNTLVTALQQFKDDYDKNQPLWKVLPEFVAKNPRYERVGLRELCTQIHEVYKANDVARLTTEMYLSAMEPAMRPSDAFAKMAHREIDRVPIDELEGRVTAVLLTPYPPGIPLLIPGERFNRTIMRYLQFARDFNEHFPGFETDIHGLVKDVTEGKVRYYVDCVARR
- the dcd gene encoding dCTP deaminase, with protein sequence MAIKSDKWIRRMAEQHGMIEPFEPGLVREVDGKKIVSYGTSSYGYDIRCAREFRVFTNINSTIVDPKNFDPNSFVEMEGDSCIIPPNSFALARTVEYFRIPRNVLTVCLGKSTYARCGIIVNVTPFEPEWEGYVTLEFSNTTPLPAKIYAGEGCAQVLFFESDEVCETSYKDRGGKYQGQVGVTLPKI